The Novipirellula caenicola genome includes a region encoding these proteins:
- a CDS encoding glycoside hydrolase family 97 protein — protein sequence MLRQRQRIIITFLSLACGLLIQHGLVNASDAAASPLKVISPNGVVSAEFSLTEQGEPRYCVFYRGKQVTAPSALGLIFNNGVRLDRDLELAASASSFHRSSWKPVAGERSEIKNEYNSLTVHLELSPTVTEKEKPALCQLDIEFRAFDSGIAFCYTVPEHEGLDSFEIVDESTRFRFTADHMCWSSQKVEGEYDHVKLSELEGTRGRPMVVEVQGGPQLAIGEARLVDFARMELAQDPNHELTIRPVLGSDIVANAPFTSPWRYLMMADSAGSLIENNDLVLNLNDPCAIEDPSWIRPGKVFRSTLSTSGSKAAIDVAVKLNMQYILLDAGWYGSEFSDDSDATTVTVDPKRDDGPLDLQEVIDYGRERNVGVILYVNRRQLEKQLDTLLPLFKEWGIAGIKFGFVRVGDQTWTKWVHAAVKKCAEHQIMVNIHDHYLPTGWSRTYPNLLTQEGIGGNEQMPSAKHNVTLPFIRFLCGPGDYTVCYYNGRIQTTRAHQLAASIVYFSPLQHLFWYDRPDKYRGEPELEIFKQLSTTWDDTKVIHGEMGRYITIARRADAQGANDRWLVGSMNAGERRQLEIPLDFLDPGKTYEALICSDQAPDGSASTKVDVVRKEVTSESVLTADMASNGGQAVVLTPRNQ from the coding sequence ATGCTGAGACAACGACAGCGAATCATTATTACGTTTCTATCTTTAGCATGCGGATTGCTGATCCAGCACGGCTTGGTAAACGCGTCCGACGCAGCGGCATCACCTCTAAAGGTGATCTCGCCCAACGGAGTGGTGAGCGCGGAGTTCTCGTTGACGGAACAGGGCGAACCACGCTACTGCGTCTTCTATCGAGGCAAGCAGGTTACCGCCCCATCCGCCTTGGGGTTGATATTCAACAACGGTGTTCGGCTCGACCGAGACCTCGAACTCGCAGCTTCCGCTAGCTCGTTTCATCGAAGCAGCTGGAAACCAGTGGCTGGTGAACGCAGCGAGATCAAGAACGAATACAATTCCTTGACCGTTCACTTGGAGTTATCCCCGACAGTTACGGAGAAAGAAAAACCGGCGCTGTGCCAACTCGATATCGAGTTTCGTGCTTTTGATTCGGGGATCGCATTTTGCTACACCGTTCCGGAACATGAGGGACTGGACTCGTTCGAAATTGTCGACGAGAGTACGCGGTTTCGATTCACTGCCGACCACATGTGCTGGAGTTCGCAGAAAGTGGAAGGCGAGTACGATCACGTCAAGCTTTCCGAATTAGAGGGGACTCGCGGGCGACCGATGGTGGTGGAAGTCCAAGGTGGACCACAACTGGCTATCGGCGAAGCGAGACTAGTCGACTTCGCTCGAATGGAACTTGCTCAAGATCCTAACCATGAACTTACGATTCGTCCGGTTTTGGGGAGTGATATTGTGGCCAACGCTCCATTCACGAGCCCTTGGCGATACTTGATGATGGCGGATTCGGCCGGTTCGTTGATTGAGAACAACGATCTGGTTTTGAACTTGAACGATCCTTGTGCGATTGAGGACCCGTCTTGGATCCGTCCTGGGAAAGTGTTTCGATCAACGCTTTCGACGAGCGGTTCTAAAGCCGCAATCGATGTCGCTGTCAAGCTCAACATGCAATACATATTGCTGGACGCTGGTTGGTATGGATCCGAGTTCTCAGATGATTCGGACGCAACGACCGTAACGGTTGACCCGAAACGCGACGATGGCCCCTTGGATCTACAAGAAGTCATCGACTATGGGCGTGAGCGAAACGTTGGAGTGATCTTGTATGTGAACCGTCGCCAACTGGAAAAGCAACTTGATACGCTGCTTCCTTTGTTCAAGGAGTGGGGAATTGCCGGCATCAAGTTTGGATTCGTACGCGTCGGAGATCAGACTTGGACGAAGTGGGTTCATGCGGCAGTGAAGAAATGTGCCGAGCACCAAATCATGGTTAACATTCATGATCACTATTTGCCGACGGGTTGGAGCCGCACGTATCCCAACTTGTTGACCCAAGAAGGTATTGGGGGTAACGAGCAAATGCCGTCGGCAAAGCACAATGTCACATTGCCATTCATCCGCTTTCTTTGTGGCCCCGGCGACTATACGGTGTGTTACTACAACGGTCGAATTCAAACGACACGTGCTCATCAATTAGCAGCATCGATCGTTTACTTTAGTCCACTGCAGCACCTGTTTTGGTACGACAGGCCCGACAAATACCGTGGCGAGCCTGAACTAGAGATCTTTAAACAGCTGTCGACGACATGGGACGACACCAAGGTCATTCATGGCGAAATGGGGCGTTACATCACTATTGCCCGACGTGCCGATGCCCAAGGAGCGAATGATCGATGGCTGGTCGGCAGCATGAACGCGGGAGAACGTCGGCAATTGGAAATCCCGCTCGATTTTTTGGATCCGGGAAAAACGTACGAGGCGTTGATTTGTTCCGATCAAGCTCCCGATGGCAGCGCGTCAACCAAGGTAGACGTTGTGCGAAAAGAGGTAACCTCGGAATCCGTTTTGACCGCCGACATGGCATCTAACGGAGGGCAGGCCGTCGTGCTGACTCCTCGCAACCAATAG